In Pseudoalteromonas nigrifaciens, the sequence TTTTTAATTCCTGATTCCTATTTTTGTTGTATGGGTATAGTAAATGTTTATCGTCATCATCTTCAATTATCTCACGAATTAATTTACCAACTAATTGATTAGATTCTAAATCCCATATAGCGCGCATTCTATTCGCTTTTGAACCTGAACCAATTTCGTATTTATCTGAATAAAGCTCTATATCTACAGATTCTGCAATAAATTGCGCTAAAGAATTATTAGAAAAATCTAAAAAATAACCACCACTCATTTCAAAAAAAGTTTCTAGTTTTCTACGTTCTTTAGTGGTTAAATCAGACATTTTCGACCTTTATTAATTAAATCAGACAACTAGCTTGTTTCATTGGTTTATATTAACCTTGTAAAAGGCTTATAACAACACTTAAGCAGGACAAAAAACAGTTGGTTTTTTCTCGTGCCTCGCTTATTTTAACCAACAATTTTTTGCCTCTTGGTGGGGCGTTAGGCATTTAGCAACCAAAGGAGGTTACATGGTAAATCGAATACTAATATTAATAGCCATTTTATTTATATACGGTTGTTCATCAACCCACATCATTAAAAGTGAAACACCGATTAGTGCTGATAAGTGCAATGTTAAAATATATAGCTCACTTCAATCAGCACAAAAACATGGTGAAATTGAAGAGTTATGTATCGTAACTGGAACTAGTTCAGGAAGCTTTTCACATACTGTAGGAACAGCCATTAATAAACATAGTAATAAGGTATGTGATTGTGGTGCTAATAAAGCATTTATACAAGCGCAGGATGCAGGCACATTAGGTACAGCATCTGTGACTCTTGTAGGCTTCAAGCATATTAACAAGAAGACAGTTGTAAAAGATAAAAAAATATATGAGTTAGCTAAGAAGTGTCAATTAAAAGGTGGCGTGTGGATAAATGATATATGTCAAATAGAATTAGACTAATCTCTATAAAATGCCTAACAACACGCCCTGAGGTGGACAGCAAGCACTAAAGCTCACTTTCCACCGCAAATTTTAACAGCGGTGATCCCTTACTTTTCAATGCGATTAAGTAAGTTGATTCATCGTAGGGCGTATGTGTTTTCCAGCACCTAAATAGTATTCTTATCCACTTAAATGCTAATGATCTGATGATGGTATTATGGGGTTTTCCTTTGGCTTCTTGCTGCCGATAATATGCTTTTGCCCAAAATGAATAACGTACAGATAATCCTGCCCATTCGACAAATGTTTGCCTTAAAAATTTAGTGCACGAATATCGCCAGTGTATCCATTCCTTCTTGCCACTGCGCTCGGTAACAGGGGCAATGCCTGCGTATTTTTGTATGTCAGCAGCGCACTTATAACGGTCACGATTTGACCCCATAGCGGCTAATAACCGAGGCGCTAATTGTGGTCCTGCACCTGGTAAACTATCAAAAATAGCGCGATCTTTATGTTGCTTATAAAGCGTTTTAATTTCGTCATCAAATCGGGTTATTGCCTGCATTAGATGTTTGAGTTGAGGAACGAGGCATTCAATAAGCAATAAGTTTGGCGTGATCACCGCCATATCATCGGTGAGAATTTCAGCATCCTTTATTTCTTTTATCCGCTTTTCATTAACGAGTGGGTAGCGGGAGTTATGTTGATTAAAGAAGTCGAGTAGTGTTTGCTTTCTCGCTTTTTTAGCGTGAGTAAGAGAGGGCCAACGCAGTAAAAAGTCACAGAATATTTGAGTGTCCTTTTCTTTAAACCAATCAATCACGTGGGGGTAATAATTTTTTAGCGTTGTGGCTATTTTATTGGTTAAATTAACACGATCTTGTACTAATTTACGTCTGTATTCGACAAGCTGTGCAAGGCACCTAACTTCTTCTGAGTCAGGTCTAATAACCGTTAATTTATCCATGTGAAGTTGTAGAATTTCAACTTGAATAATCGCATCAGTAGGATCATCTTTAGCCCCGCTGTGCGAAAATGCTGCACGGTATTTGGCGACACTTGATGGGTTAATCACAAATAATATAATGTGCTTAAATGTAAGCGCGCAATTAAACCCACATACCAATATTAATGCTACCTATGCATAATTTACTCAGCATATTAACCTGAGGTAATTATGAATAAACAGCAAAAAATAAAACACTGGCAAGGCATTTTTGAGCAGCAAAAATCGAGTGGTTTAGCCATCATTCAATTTTGTCGTGATAACAACATTAACGCATCGACTTTCTATGTTTGGCGTAAACGCCTTTCTGACGAAACGATAAGGGTTAAAAAGCAACAGGTGATCCCGTTTGTTATTCATGAGCAAGCCTTTACACACCCTTCAATCATTAAACTCACCACACCAAACGGCTATCAAATAGACTTCGAGTCGACATTAGCGCACCAAGCACTCGCCAAATTATTGAGCGTACTGTGACACCTTGCACCCACCAAGTTTACTTGGTCACGGGATTCACCGACATGCGAAAATCAATCAATGGGTTAAGTATTATTGTCAGCGATACCCTATCTCTCGATCCTTTAAGCCAAGCGTGGTTCGTTTTTTGTAATAAACAACGCGATAAATTAAAAATTTTGTTTTGGGATACCAATGGTTTTTGGCTTTATTATCGTCGCTTAGAGCAAGGACGATTTCAATGGCCAAATCATGCTCAAGCACACGTAGCCATGGGGATTGAACAACGGCAGTTACAATGGTTATTATCTGGCTTACCGGTAAATAATAAAACCCGCCACTCAACTTTATCAGGGTTATCAGTGATATAAATTAACCAGATCGTTTTTTTTACTTGAACGATCTTTCCCATGTGTCATGCTATTAAAATGCCAGACACTATTCTCATCACCGAACTACAAAATCAGCTTGCACTTATGCAGGCTAAGCTTGATGGCTTAGAAAAAGATAAAATTTCACTGCAAGAAGATAAGGTTGAAATGCAATCGCGGATTGACCACTTGCTTGCTGAGCTTAAGTTAAGTAAATCCCAAAAATACGGTAAAAAAAGTGAAAAAGCCCCGCGAGGTACCTTCAACGAAGCGGAGCAGCATAAAACGACTGAGCCGCCTAAACACCATAAGAAAGGTAAACAAATACTGGCTGAGCACTTTGAACGAGAAGAAGTTGAGCACACCTTAACCGAGTTAACGTGTCAGTGTTGCGGTGAACAACTACATCAATGTGGTAGTGAAGACAGCGAGCAAGTGAAGATTATTCCGGCGAAAGTCAGTGTCATTAAGCACAAACAATTTAAATATGCTTGCAGACATTGCGAGCATGAACAATTGGCCAGTAAAATAATCACCGCGCCTAAACCCAAGCAGCCTATTCCTGGCAGCATTGCGAGTCCAGAAGCGTT encodes:
- the tnpA gene encoding IS66 family insertion sequence element accessory protein TnpA, which produces MNKQQKIKHWQGIFEQQKSSGLAIIQFCRDNNINASTFYVWRKRLSDETIRVKKQQVIPFVIHEQAFTHPSIIKLTTPNGYQIDFESTLAHQALAKLLSVL
- the tnpB gene encoding IS66 family insertion sequence element accessory protein TnpB (TnpB, as the term is used for proteins encoded by IS66 family insertion elements, is considered an accessory protein, since TnpC, encoded by a neighboring gene, is a DDE family transposase.); protein product: MTPCTHQVYLVTGFTDMRKSINGLSIIVSDTLSLDPLSQAWFVFCNKQRDKLKILFWDTNGFWLYYRRLEQGRFQWPNHAQAHVAMGIEQRQLQWLLSGLPVNNKTRHSTLSGLSVI